CAAAAACCAGTTCGCTGGATTTTCATGCGTGGCAACCAGACTGTCTTTGAATTGTTTGGCTGCGTTATTATGTTTCAGATATTTCTCAAAATCCTGATACAGATCGGCTGCTCGTTTGCTGATGACGAACGTAGATCCATGTACCAGTTCCTGAAACAGGTACTCGGCTGCCTCAGAAACCAGTGCCTGATCCAGACAGGAAATCTGCAATACAAACTGGGAAAGCTGCTGCCTGAGTTCGTTGATATAATACTGCTGCTGGCCGGTTCGTGGAAAAACCTGCATTACACTACCAAACCCGGTTAACTTGGTCGCAAATAAAGTCTTAATTTCCGGATCGCAAAAATAGTTCCAGTATAATCCTGCCAGTGCCCGGGCAGCCGACTGATAACGCAGTAGCCCTAATGCTGGTTTGATTTTCAATAGAGATTTCAAGAGTAGCAGTGCATCCTGATCATGAACTCCCTTAATATAACCTTCACTGTAGCGCGGTCCCATGAACTTCTGAATGTACGCCAGCAGTTCTTCATCCGATTGTTTTGACAGAGCAAGCAGGGACTGATCCGGATCGGCTTCAAGCGACTTCAGCAGACAGTAGGTTAAATATTCAACCCGGTATACGTCCCGGTTTTCAGAGACCACTTCCTGCCCCCAGACTTCCCTGGTTGCCAGCAGTCGTTCGTCGTCAATCTCTTCAAAGAAATTGGTACCCGTCAAATGCAACTGCAGGCTGTCATCACGAAAAACCGTGGTTAAATCGAGAGTCTGGCGATTCACCGTAAATTGGCGGCTCCCCAGCCTGATAATATTCTCGCCGTCGACAAACAGTTCCTGCTTGTCTTTCAACTGCCGAACGGTATCTTCGCGAATACTTTTCAGGCGGCCCTGAATATCGTCCACTTTGACGGTATCCTGCAGCTCACCCAGTTGGCGCACGATGTCGCGTACCTTGTCAATCATCAGATCCGAAGCAAAATAGCCATTGATCTCATTGATCGTCTTCAGTTGCTCAGCGCGACTGCGAATACCTGTCAGAATGCGATCGGCTGATTTTGCCAGCGAATTCGCCCGCTTGTTGCGACTTTCTATAATTGCCAGTTTGCGTGATTCAAAAGCCGCGTAGATTTCTTCCCGTTTTTCGGTCAACTGCTCGACAAACTCATCGAACTCAGCAAAACGACCTTCCAGTTCCTCAACCTGAATCATCAGCTTAGTGAGAAAGTCATCACACTTTTCGGGTGAATCACAGACATCAAGATAGTTCACCACGCCCTGGTTCAGCAGCTTCATCTGTGCATTGAATTCGGCCACACCTTCGACCGACATCAGCTCTTTAATGCGACGTTTGAGGGCAGCACGGGACTGGTTGATTTTAGAAAAATTCGTGGAAATATTATCAATAATCGCGGTGCGTTGAGTGGTATCTTCGACTTTCAGATTACTGACAATCTCAATCAGCATTTCCAGCTCTTTCGAACTGGCTTCGATCTCTTCCTCAACCTTCCGCGCGTCAGCAACTTTCTCGACTGTCTCGATCTGCCCGGTCGCAGCCACAATTCGATCAGCATACGGTTTCAGTGCGTCTTCCCGCATCAGGAAAGAAACGCAGCGAGTTGCCAGCTTCTCGTTCTTCTCACTGACACTTTTTTCCAACTTGTCGACCAGGCCCTGATCAACATACCGTAAATCACGGAGTGAAATCACATCGCCGCGCAGGCTCCTCAAACTGGCCAGGCTCTGTACGAAGTCATCGATTTTGTCAAAGCGACGATGATCGATATCGGTTAAAGTTTTTATTGTGAGCTTTTCAACTTCAGCCGTTTTCTGTTTCGTGTTCTGACGTAACTGCAATACTTTTTCGTACTCTGTAACAGCAGCTTCTGCAGCGCGTTTGATCTCGAGTACGACCTCACCCAGCGCGAAGGTATCCTTCTGATTAATCCAGAAGTAGGAATCGAGGACATCGCTGGTGACTTTTACCAGATCTAGATACAGATTTTCGTAGGCATCTTTACGATTAATCAATCCCAGCAACTCGTGACATTCCGCCATGCCACGCACGATATCTTTATTCCCGATTTTATTGAGGTAAGAATCCTGCTTATGGGGTACCTGAAACGAATCGCTGATATAGGGTGTGTTCCAGAGTTGTAGCGTATGATGTTTTTGCGGTTCTTCCTGACCCGAAAAACAGATCAGCTCTCCCCCTTCGAAACGGGTAAACCCGTGGCAAATCATCGGGGTGTCGAGCTTTTGTTCGATCAGATTATACTGCAGCAGGACATAGGCTCCCTGCTCGGGCTGGTAAAACACATAGAGATAGTCTTCACCATTGGGGGATGCGATTCGCTCCTGATAGAGCATATCCTGTAGATCGGTTTCGAAGGTTTTCGATTCGCCGTTTTGCAAATAATAACCATTTGAGAACACGAGCCCATGATCATCGGGAAGCAGGATACAGGCATCTTGAATGGAATCAAGGCGCTGCGCTTTCTGAAGCTTTTCGTTGTAGATGAAATAGCGATACTTTGTTTCTTTATACGGTCGAATTTTCAGCAAAATCAGAGAACCGATCACAGCATAGAAGATTTCGGCATCATCCAGAATCTGATCAGGATCGTCGACCGGCTCTGAATAAATTCCTTCGCCGATTTCAGTATTGTTCTCAATTTTGATGGTCAGATCGCCGCCTACAGTTTCAACGAATAATCGATCATCAATCGAGATGTGGGGATGCAGACCCCCGTAATGCAGATCGCGATGAGTGCGCGTCCATTGAAACTCCTGCTGCGCGGGATATTGAACTTCGTGGTCACTGCGGTTATCAATGTAAACCAGCTTGTCGTTCTGGAGTGCCCACTTGAAAGATTTAAAATCCTTCGGACCATCCCCCACCTTGAACAGCATATACAAAAAAGGGCCTTTGGCAAAAAACTTTGCGAAAGTCGCTTTTTTATAATAGCGGTAGATGTCTTTAAAGTCTTTTTCGAACGCGGGGTTTCGAATCAGATCAAGGGGCAACGCATGATAGGTGCCCTCCTTGAATTCATAGACGGCGAACACATCGCTAAGGTTGATCTCAGTCTTCAGACCAAAATTGACATTATAGCCAAACAGGAAACGATTCCCGACTGCCAGCATGTCGCGAGGAATACAGTTGTGCTCGGTTGTAATCCGATCACTGCCGACTAACCGGGTTTCGATCGAACCAAATACTTCTTTACGAAGTTCATTCAGTTTCCCCAGGCGGGCCTGTAGTTCTTTCCCATGACCTTTGAGTCGATTTTGAATAATTTCGTAGGTACTGCTTTCCAGGGAAATGACATCAGCATTACCCTCTGCAGTCTCATCTGAATCATTTTTCGAATCGGCCATTGGAATTTATTTCCCGGAAAACTCTTTACTGATTATTTTTGCAGACGAAAGAACCGACTTCAATCGGCGTTCTCTCCAGAACGTTTATTTTCGAAGAGAGACAGCCGAGTGAATGACGTGTGGGATCAAGTAAGTCTTCTGACTACTTTTCAACCTTG
The sequence above is a segment of the Gimesia algae genome. Coding sequences within it:
- a CDS encoding DNA repair ATPase, with protein sequence MADSKNDSDETAEGNADVISLESSTYEIIQNRLKGHGKELQARLGKLNELRKEVFGSIETRLVGSDRITTEHNCIPRDMLAVGNRFLFGYNVNFGLKTEINLSDVFAVYEFKEGTYHALPLDLIRNPAFEKDFKDIYRYYKKATFAKFFAKGPFLYMLFKVGDGPKDFKSFKWALQNDKLVYIDNRSDHEVQYPAQQEFQWTRTHRDLHYGGLHPHISIDDRLFVETVGGDLTIKIENNTEIGEGIYSEPVDDPDQILDDAEIFYAVIGSLILLKIRPYKETKYRYFIYNEKLQKAQRLDSIQDACILLPDDHGLVFSNGYYLQNGESKTFETDLQDMLYQERIASPNGEDYLYVFYQPEQGAYVLLQYNLIEQKLDTPMICHGFTRFEGGELICFSGQEEPQKHHTLQLWNTPYISDSFQVPHKQDSYLNKIGNKDIVRGMAECHELLGLINRKDAYENLYLDLVKVTSDVLDSYFWINQKDTFALGEVVLEIKRAAEAAVTEYEKVLQLRQNTKQKTAEVEKLTIKTLTDIDHRRFDKIDDFVQSLASLRSLRGDVISLRDLRYVDQGLVDKLEKSVSEKNEKLATRCVSFLMREDALKPYADRIVAATGQIETVEKVADARKVEEEIEASSKELEMLIEIVSNLKVEDTTQRTAIIDNISTNFSKINQSRAALKRRIKELMSVEGVAEFNAQMKLLNQGVVNYLDVCDSPEKCDDFLTKLMIQVEELEGRFAEFDEFVEQLTEKREEIYAAFESRKLAIIESRNKRANSLAKSADRILTGIRSRAEQLKTINEINGYFASDLMIDKVRDIVRQLGELQDTVKVDDIQGRLKSIREDTVRQLKDKQELFVDGENIIRLGSRQFTVNRQTLDLTTVFRDDSLQLHLTGTNFFEEIDDERLLATREVWGQEVVSENRDVYRVEYLTYCLLKSLEADPDQSLLALSKQSDEELLAYIQKFMGPRYSEGYIKGVHDQDALLLLKSLLKIKPALGLLRYQSAARALAGLYWNYFCDPEIKTLFATKLTGFGSVMQVFPRTGQQQYYINELRQQLSQFVLQISCLDQALVSEAAEYLFQELVHGSTFVISKRAADLYQDFEKYLKHNNAAKQFKDSLVATHENPANWFLLSRDWVQAYLDHLGSEEDFDYLDEVALLLLNGKLDRSRLIDATVTQQIPGLSGAHARIQNGEYHLHFNRYMKRLAEFQSVNVPRFESYLSLKKEIVDRSRDAMRLDEFRPRVLTSFVRNRLLDEVYLPVIGDNLAKQMGEAGENKRTDRMGLLMLVSPPGYGKTTLMEYIANRLGIIFMKINGPALGHQVTSLDPAAAPNASAREEVKKLNLSLEMGDNVMIYLDDIQHCNPEFLQKFISLCDAQRKIEGVYKGETRTYDLRGRKVAVVMAGNPYTESGEKFQIPDMLSNRADIYNLGEVIGEHADAFEMSYLENCITSNPVLNQLSSRSQKDIYAIIQMAEDGAGERGDLEGNYSVEELNEMVSTMKKLIRVRDVILSVNREYIRSAAQSDDYRTEPAFKLQGSYRNMNRIAEKVVAVMNEKELETLIVSNYENDVQTLTSDAEANLLKFKELMGILSEDELERWNTIKKSFRKNQQLKSVGGEDRMAQAILQLANVGEGLQDIRESMNDGIGRLTAEKESNLDLHAKDFAERFQHLAESLHAIQAALTTGTKDVTTMFEQSIRTRSAQHGPTHGGEASASTPDDRITVVNKIPRSLLNVLETQFDLMQGWMQPLVTSSHANQAEFKELKELVERCLKDYNALINRVDDE